A genome region from Clostridium pasteurianum includes the following:
- a CDS encoding DrmE family protein — protein MNLNVRLDGKILIKDSEVNFNKYISEIVGILLSTFKEKYKMDLFLTTDENMIKSIFIVVIGIRSYLNNLLSCDCRDEINDIEIGDIVYYNNCKCKYIGIEKIYGNTKIKLEYKPRKVGNLQLHDYTYVDIKNKNQISKYYGDSDKINKMTGIRNKKNNSGKALLAKLLDLDPEKFCRVVKRQVVFVFESKKEMEYILNNIKIRIEKKQYNLCEILPCKYYSDIDNGTYLTGNLYKEKPVLLFTSRLDIAKELIIHNKECKSLILLGADTYKNYIDVIFENIMRKLDHKKFEKLIVYNSFSDVQDVDRVLDYKLDVYSWNKGTLINKIKNKTYPSDNKELMKYLDTNINCSIIDDKDINVIMTNVRKGLVELIKTNEQIIDKKNFIRIGFKIYNVLKTIIFPVKEYKNSNYMETCFDDWFNKLKNILNENDLYIENISLLQPVFHGLKKFYEILYYENPKVKCLKQKFNYKATVVCNDLFEKNLLIKNIGINEDKIITLNQVNSSLKNKNLIFLSFYNKSKEYQIGNYLNNDISNILYASEVFEYNSKIRSFNKMMGQIAKNNLLCDNKYSEIDYLNEIKIDFDFLKSEIKKYKDNDNPSKNNESIDEDEYIKDENTIERYNRDNIEQEYFSDVNYNINQLFQVRNRSSNNQESINAQGLGIVKKKVIFEDNRYCYLTSDYLALCIDKGKELEKSIDLLKQGDQIVFIEEISADEPEVLFDKIINSSIFKEKYKRHYENMRYWKKALKEYRNLYNMDYNSLSNELRIYNVNKSNVAIRQWIETSDNVIIGPREPEVYEAIADITLDNKMKEHWKDIYESNNIIRDFRTRFKKTFKSIVKDFALNKEQNNNEIEKLVKNVFGNLNQYVNIVKIQEIEDVSQNMKYVKTNSLIDSDK, from the coding sequence TTGAATTTAAATGTAAGATTAGATGGAAAAATCTTAATTAAAGATTCAGAAGTAAATTTTAATAAGTATATATCTGAAATTGTAGGTATATTATTAAGCACTTTTAAAGAAAAATACAAAATGGATTTGTTTTTAACTACTGATGAAAATATGATTAAAAGTATATTTATTGTTGTTATTGGAATACGTTCATATTTAAATAATTTACTTTCTTGTGATTGTAGAGATGAAATTAATGATATAGAAATTGGGGATATAGTGTATTACAATAATTGTAAGTGCAAGTACATTGGAATTGAAAAAATATATGGAAACACCAAAATAAAATTAGAATATAAACCACGAAAAGTAGGTAACCTTCAGCTTCATGATTATACTTATGTAGATATAAAAAATAAAAATCAAATATCCAAATATTATGGGGATTCAGATAAAATAAATAAAATGACTGGGATTAGAAATAAAAAAAATAATAGTGGAAAGGCTTTATTAGCAAAACTATTAGATTTAGATCCTGAAAAATTTTGTAGAGTAGTAAAAAGACAAGTAGTTTTTGTTTTTGAAAGTAAAAAAGAAATGGAATATATTTTGAATAATATAAAAATTAGAATTGAAAAAAAACAGTACAACTTATGTGAAATTTTACCATGTAAATATTATTCTGATATAGATAATGGTACCTATTTAACAGGAAATTTATATAAAGAAAAACCGGTTTTATTATTTACATCAAGACTAGATATTGCAAAAGAATTAATAATTCACAATAAGGAGTGTAAATCATTAATTCTACTGGGAGCAGATACATACAAAAATTATATTGATGTTATTTTCGAAAATATAATGCGAAAATTGGATCATAAAAAATTTGAAAAGTTGATTGTCTATAATTCATTTAGTGATGTACAGGATGTGGATAGGGTTTTAGATTACAAACTAGATGTTTATTCTTGGAATAAAGGTACTCTAATTAACAAAATAAAAAATAAAACATATCCAAGTGATAATAAAGAATTAATGAAATATTTAGATACAAATATAAACTGCAGTATTATAGATGATAAAGATATAAACGTAATTATGACTAATGTAAGAAAAGGACTTGTTGAATTAATAAAAACTAATGAACAAATTATTGATAAGAAGAATTTTATAAGGATAGGTTTTAAGATATATAATGTATTAAAAACAATTATATTTCCAGTTAAAGAATATAAGAACTCAAATTACATGGAAACTTGCTTTGATGATTGGTTCAACAAATTAAAAAATATTTTAAATGAGAATGATTTATATATTGAAAATATAAGTTTGTTGCAGCCGGTTTTTCACGGGTTAAAAAAGTTTTATGAGATCTTATATTATGAAAATCCTAAAGTGAAATGCTTAAAACAAAAATTTAATTATAAAGCTACAGTTGTTTGCAATGATTTATTTGAAAAGAATCTTTTAATAAAAAACATAGGAATAAATGAAGATAAAATTATAACTTTAAATCAAGTAAATTCAAGTTTAAAAAATAAAAATTTAATATTCTTATCTTTCTATAATAAGTCAAAGGAATATCAAATAGGAAATTATTTAAATAATGATATTTCAAATATTCTTTATGCTTCTGAAGTTTTTGAGTATAATTCAAAAATTAGAAGTTTTAATAAAATGATGGGACAAATAGCTAAAAATAACTTATTATGTGATAATAAATATAGTGAGATTGATTATTTAAATGAAATTAAGATTGACTTCGATTTTCTAAAAAGTGAAATAAAAAAATATAAAGATAATGATAATCCAAGTAAAAATAATGAATCTATTGATGAAGATGAATACATAAAAGATGAAAATACAATAGAACGATATAATAGAGATAATATTGAACAAGAGTATTTTTCAGATGTAAATTATAATATAAATCAATTATTTCAAGTTAGGAATAGAAGCAGTAACAATCAAGAAAGCATCAATGCTCAAGGATTAGGGATAGTTAAAAAGAAAGTAATATTTGAGGACAACAGATACTGTTATTTAACATCAGATTACCTTGCATTGTGTATTGATAAGGGTAAAGAGTTAGAGAAAAGTATAGATTTATTGAAGCAAGGAGATCAAATAGTTTTTATAGAAGAAATTTCAGCTGATGAACCAGAAGTATTATTCGATAAAATAATAAATTCAAGTATTTTCAAGGAAAAGTATAAAAGACATTATGAAAACATGAGGTATTGGAAAAAAGCTTTAAAAGAGTATAGAAATTTATATAATATGGATTACAATTCCTTATCCAACGAGCTAAGAATATATAATGTGAATAAGAGCAATGTTGCAATAAGGCAATGGATAGAAACAAGCGATAATGTAATAATTGGTCCCAGGGAACCAGAAGTTTATGAAGCCATAGCAGATATAACACTGGACAACAAAATGAAAGAGCATTGGAAAGATATATATGAATCTAATAATATTATACGAGATTTTAGAACAAGATTTAAAAAGACCTTTAAGAGTATAGTAAAAGACTTTGCTTTAAATAAAGAGCAAAATAATAATGAAATTGAAAAGCTTGTTAAGAATGTTTTTGGAAATTTAAATCAATATGTAAATATAGTAAAAATACAAGAAATAGAGGATGTATCCCAAAATATGAAATACGTAAAAACTAATTCGTTAATAGATAGTGATAAATAG